A single genomic interval of Eurosta solidaginis isolate ZX-2024a chromosome 3, ASM4086904v1, whole genome shotgun sequence harbors:
- the LOC137243760 gene encoding succinate--CoA ligase [ADP/GDP-forming] subunit alpha, mitochondrial-like, which produces MPKSKEIYKNKVLYKQHALEYGTKLVGCISLKKGGTTHLGLPVFASVAGAKKATDRHATVIYVVPPGAAAAILEALEAEMSLIFCITKVVPKHDRVRVKHALLRQKKSRLVRPNCSEIIAPERVI; this is translated from the exons atgcctaaatcaaaggaaatctacaaaaacaaggtactttacaagcaacatgctttggaatacggtaccaaactggttggatgtatttccctaaaaaagggtggaactacgcatcttggtttgccagtatttgcttcg gtagccggagcaaaaaaggcaactgatcggcatgcaactgttatttatgtggtgccaccgggagctgctgctgctatcctagaagcattagaagcagaaatgtctttgattttttgcatcaccaaagttgtgccaaaacatgatagggttcgcgttaagcacgctctcttaaggcaaaaaaaatcgcgtctagtcaggcccaaTTGTTCAgaaatcatcgcaccagaaagg gtaatttga